One part of the Odontesthes bonariensis isolate fOdoBon6 chromosome 15, fOdoBon6.hap1, whole genome shotgun sequence genome encodes these proteins:
- the LOC142400997 gene encoding uncharacterized protein LOC142400997, whose translation MTLKHLCQEWPFLFKEPGMAAHFEELTGLSLIGTFIGNVERKGRRLLEFLRNVIAPKNKKVQDVLMKCHAAKGPSGSCTEIIEMIILLMTHFAEKDENLFHFVDDTCLAPEIDREKLPPNPCIIVCGSSCFAAQTFMLSIDQEVVNDHITTFMMAVCLMFGSYYVFNIHYPVELRSTLEFLQRCFFAINPERGTKVEWRKQKKVLPVNPRVLTLISDLADYEWK comes from the exons ATGACCTTAAAGCATCTTTGCCAAGAGTGGCCTTTTCTGTTTAAAGAGCCTGGCATGGCTGCACACTTTGAAGAATTGACTGGTCTCAGTCTCATCGGCACCTTCATTGGAAATGTGGAAAGAAAGGGCAGGCGTCTTCTGGAATTCCTCAGAAATGTAATtgccccaaaaaacaaaaaggtccAGGATGTGCTGATGAAGTGCCATGCTGCAAAAGGGCCATCAGGTAGTTGCACAGAGATCATTGAGATGATTATCCTTCTGATGACCCATTTCGCTGAGAAGGACGAAAACCTTTTCCATTTCGTTGATGACACTTGTCTGGCCCCGGAGATTGACCGAGAGAAGCTTCCACCAAACCCCTGCATCATTGTGTGTG GGTCCTCGTGTTTTGCAGCCCAGACATTCATGTTGTCCATTGATCAGGAGGTAGTCAATGACCACATCACCACCTTCATGATGGCTGTCTGCTTGATGTTTGGGAGCTACTATGTTTTCAACATCCACTACCCAGTGGAGCTCCGCTCCACTCTTGAGTTTCTACAGAG GTGCTTCTTCGCCATAAACCCAGAACGGGGAACCAAGGTGGAGTGGAGAAAGCAGAAAAAGGTGCTCCCTGTCAACCCCAGAGTTCTGACCCTGATTTCAGACCTGGCAGACTACGAGTGGAAatag